The following are encoded together in the Gorilla gorilla gorilla isolate KB3781 chromosome 14, NHGRI_mGorGor1-v2.1_pri, whole genome shotgun sequence genome:
- the C1QTNF9 gene encoding complement C1q and tumor necrosis factor-related protein 9A: MRIWWFLLAIEICTGNINSQDTCRQGHPGIPGNPGHNGLPGRDGRDGAKGDKGDAGEPGRPGGPGKDGTSGEKGERGADGKVEAKGIKGDQGSRGSPGKHGPKGLAGPMGEKGLRGETGPQGQKGNKGDVGPTGPEGPRGNIGPLGPTGLPGPMGPIGKPGPKGEAGPMGPQGEPGVRGIRGWKGDRGEKGKIGETLVLPKSAFTVGLTVLSKFPSSDVPIKFDKILYNEFNHYDTAAGKFTCHIAGVYYFTYHITVFSRNVQVSLVKNGVKILHTKDAYMSSEDQASGGIVLQLKLGDEVWLQVTGGERFNGLFADEDDDTTFTGFLLFSSP, encoded by the exons ATGAGGATCTGGTGGTTTCTGCTTGCCATTGAAATCTGCACAGGGAACATAAACTCACAGGACACGTGCAGGCAAGGGCACCCTGGAATCCCTGGGAACCCCGGTCACAATGGTCTGCCTGGAAGAGATGGACGAGATGGAGCGAAGGGTGACAAAGGGGATGCAG GAGAACCAGGACGTCCTGGCGGCCCAGGGAAGGATGGGACGAGTGGAGAGAAGGGAGAACGAG GAGCAGATGGAAAAGTTGAAGCAAAAGGCATCAAAGGTGATCAAGGCTCAAGAGGATCCCCAGGAAAACATGGCCCCAAGGGGCTTGCAGGGCCCATGGGAGAGAAAGGCCTCCGAGGAGAGACTGGGCCTCAGGGGCAGAAGGGGAATAAGGGTGACGTGGGTCCCACTGGTCCTGAGGGGCCGAGGGGCAACATTGGGCCTTTGGGCCCAACTGGTTTACCGGGCCCCATGGGCCCTATTGGAAAGCCTGGTCCCAAGGGAGAAGCTGGACCCATGGGGCCCCAGGGTGAGCCAGGAGTCCGGGGAATAAGAGGCTGGAAAGGAGATcgaggagagaaagggaaaattGGTGAGACTCTAGTCTTGCCAAAAAGTGCTTTCACTGTGGGGCTCACGGTGCTGAGCAAGTTTCCTTCTTCAGATGTGCCCATTAAATTTGATAAGATCCTGTATAACGAATTCAACCATTATGATACAGCAGCGGGGAAATTCACGTGCCACATTGCTGGGGTCTATTACTTCACCTACCACATCACTGTTTTCTCCAGGAATGTTCAGGTGTCTTTGGTCAAAAACGGAGTAAAAATACTGCACACCAAAGATGCTTACATGAGCTCTGAGGACCAGGCCTCTGGTGGCATTGTCCTGCAGCTGAAGCTTGGGGATGAGGTGTGGCTGCAGGTGACAGGAGGAGAGAGGTTCAATGGCTTGTTTGCTGATGAGGACGATGACACAACTTTCACAGGGTTCCTTCTGTTCAGCAGCCCGTGA